A genomic region of Streptosporangium lutulentum contains the following coding sequences:
- the istA gene encoding IS21 family transposase, whose amino-acid sequence MKSSGEVMDIIAAYREVGTYRGAAQICGTTHKTVRRIIERSLTGNKPTCRKRREHNFDAVTELVAGKVQATAGKISAKRLLPLAQAAGYTGSARNLRRLVASAKKTWRRDHHRGRRPAIWTPGEMLVIDWGDAGGGLHVFCAVLAWSRIRFVRFADNQRAATTLAMLAECFEELGGVPKAVLADRMGCLKGGVVANKVIPTADYVRLATHYAFRPDWCEAADPESKGIVENLVGYAKRDLIAPHAPFDDLTAANVAARQWCAEVNAVPHSEICAIPVERLAAERELLSALPSLRPAIGKAPATRKVDKLSCVRFGSARYSVPTRLIGAAVAVVEADGRLLVSDLATGEIVAEHVPVAPGEAAVTDAHYGGPRPAPRRPARPRTEAEKTFLGLGPVAEAFLAASAASGNTRLAADLEELAALRAAHGEAALLSALERAVAFRRWRAEDVRSILAAGAGTAQPCPAGEALVLELPQVPTRPLSAYTLDKLNQIGQVS is encoded by the coding sequence ATGAAATCTTCGGGGGAAGTCATGGACATCATCGCCGCCTACCGCGAGGTAGGCACCTATCGCGGGGCCGCGCAGATATGCGGCACCACGCACAAGACCGTCAGACGCATCATCGAGCGCTCCCTGACCGGCAACAAGCCGACCTGCCGCAAACGCCGTGAACACAACTTCGACGCGGTCACCGAACTGGTAGCCGGCAAGGTGCAGGCCACCGCGGGGAAGATCTCGGCCAAGCGGCTGCTGCCGCTGGCCCAGGCCGCCGGGTATACCGGATCGGCGCGTAACCTGCGGCGTCTGGTCGCATCAGCGAAGAAGACCTGGCGGCGCGATCACCATCGCGGGCGGCGTCCGGCGATCTGGACGCCGGGCGAGATGCTGGTCATCGACTGGGGGGACGCCGGCGGTGGGTTGCACGTGTTCTGCGCGGTGCTGGCCTGGTCCAGGATCCGGTTCGTGCGCTTCGCCGACAACCAGCGGGCCGCCACCACCCTGGCCATGCTGGCTGAATGCTTCGAAGAACTCGGCGGGGTGCCCAAAGCGGTGCTGGCCGATCGGATGGGCTGCCTGAAGGGCGGCGTGGTCGCCAACAAGGTCATCCCGACCGCCGATTACGTCCGCTTGGCGACGCACTACGCCTTTCGGCCGGACTGGTGCGAGGCCGCTGATCCCGAATCGAAGGGGATCGTGGAGAACCTGGTCGGCTATGCCAAGCGTGACCTGATTGCACCGCACGCCCCGTTCGATGATCTGACGGCGGCCAACGTCGCGGCGCGGCAGTGGTGCGCCGAGGTCAACGCGGTGCCGCACTCGGAGATCTGCGCGATCCCGGTCGAGCGACTGGCCGCTGAGCGCGAGTTGCTGAGCGCGCTGCCGTCGCTGCGGCCCGCGATCGGCAAGGCGCCGGCCACCCGCAAGGTCGACAAACTCTCATGCGTGCGCTTCGGCTCGGCCCGCTACTCGGTGCCGACCCGGCTGATCGGCGCCGCCGTCGCCGTCGTGGAGGCCGACGGGCGGCTGCTGGTCTCGGACCTGGCCACCGGTGAGATCGTCGCCGAGCACGTCCCGGTCGCTCCCGGCGAGGCAGCGGTCACCGACGCACACTACGGCGGTCCCCGGCCCGCACCACGCCGCCCCGCCCGGCCCAGGACCGAGGCGGAGAAGACCTTCCTGGGACTCGGCCCGGTCGCGGAGGCGTTCTTGGCAGCCTCGGCCGCCTCCGGCAACACCCGCCTGGCCGCTGACTTGGAGGAGCTGGCCGCACTGCGTGCCGCGCACGGCGAAGCGGCCCTGCTGTCGGCGCTGGAGCGCGCAGTCGCTTTTCGCCGCTGGCGGGCCGAGGACGTGCGCTCGATCTTGGCCGCTGGAGCCGGAACCGCGCAGCCCTGCCCGGCCGGAGAGGCCCTCG
- a CDS encoding DUF427 domain-containing protein: protein MVRVKNVVVATSSQPIVLTETGCPPRYYLPSTDVKMDMLRSSTTTSHCPFKGDAAYWSVQIGDDVAEDVVWSYPEPFPKVEEIAGLLAFWAEKPGVTLEVNGQAA, encoded by the coding sequence GTGGTGCGAGTCAAGAACGTGGTCGTCGCCACCTCCTCCCAGCCGATCGTGCTCACCGAGACGGGCTGTCCACCGCGGTACTACCTGCCGTCGACGGACGTGAAGATGGACATGCTCAGATCATCGACAACGACGTCGCACTGCCCGTTCAAGGGCGACGCCGCCTACTGGTCGGTTCAGATCGGTGACGATGTGGCCGAGGACGTGGTCTGGTCCTACCCGGAGCCGTTCCCAAAGGTGGAGGAGATCGCCGGATTGCTCGCCTTCTGGGCCGAGAAGCCAGGCGTCACGCTGGAGGTGAACGGGCAGGCCGCGTAA
- a CDS encoding YceI family protein produces MSTRTWENLQLPTAGTFTFDVAHTRIGFIAKHMMVSKVRGHFDEFSGTVTVAENPLESSAELTIKAASISTGSPDRDGHLRGDDFLSVDKFPEITFRSTRVAGHSGDEFVLVGDLTIRDVTKQVELTVEYGGAGTNPWGQELWGFSLTTEIDREAFGLTWNQALETGGVLVSKKIKIEVEGEANRA; encoded by the coding sequence ATGAGCACTCGGACTTGGGAAAACCTTCAGCTCCCCACCGCGGGCACCTTCACCTTCGACGTCGCTCACACCAGGATCGGCTTCATCGCCAAGCACATGATGGTGAGCAAGGTCCGCGGCCACTTCGACGAGTTCTCCGGCACCGTCACGGTCGCCGAGAACCCCCTCGAGTCCTCCGCCGAGCTCACGATCAAGGCCGCGAGCATCAGCACCGGTTCTCCCGACCGTGACGGCCACCTGCGCGGCGACGACTTCCTCTCCGTCGACAAGTTCCCCGAGATCACCTTCCGCAGCACCCGCGTCGCGGGCCACTCCGGTGACGAGTTCGTCCTCGTGGGCGACCTCACCATCCGCGACGTCACCAAGCAGGTCGAGCTCACCGTCGAGTACGGCGGCGCCGGCACCAACCCGTGGGGCCAGGAGCTCTGGGGCTTCTCCCTCACGACCGAGATCGACCGCGAGGCGTTCGGCCTGACCTGGAACCAGGCGCTGGAGACCGGCGGCGTCCTGGTCAGCAAGAAGATCAAGATCGAGGTCGAGGGCGAAGCCAACCGCGCCTGA
- a CDS encoding MarR family winged helix-turn-helix transcriptional regulator codes for MIPFDDPRLTAMGLLAEVYTGIVAKTHHSFTADGLSEIDFETLIRLARSPEHRLRMSDLAAQTSLSTSGATRVVDRLEREGLVTRQACDSDRRASYAVITEAGIDRLQAVIPQHLADIETWFTGLLSPEQLNAFLETLRIIRDAVRPCATAGVEPTSSSHTPCDPTPAKLTPAQRAPVELTPSE; via the coding sequence GTGATCCCTTTTGACGACCCACGCCTGACGGCCATGGGCCTCCTCGCGGAGGTCTACACCGGCATCGTGGCGAAGACGCACCACTCCTTCACCGCAGACGGACTGTCGGAGATCGACTTCGAGACTCTGATCCGGCTGGCGCGCTCACCCGAACATCGGCTGCGCATGAGCGACCTGGCCGCGCAGACGAGCCTGTCCACCAGCGGGGCGACCAGGGTCGTCGACCGGCTGGAGCGTGAAGGGCTGGTCACGAGACAGGCGTGTGACAGCGACCGCCGGGCCTCCTACGCGGTCATCACCGAGGCCGGCATCGACCGGCTCCAGGCCGTGATCCCGCAGCACCTGGCCGACATCGAGACCTGGTTCACAGGTCTGCTCTCCCCCGAACAGCTCAACGCCTTCCTGGAAACCCTCAGGATCATCCGCGACGCCGTACGGCCCTGCGCCACGGCGGGAGTCGAACCCACGTCGTCCTCGCACACGCCGTGCGATCCCACGCCGGCGAAACTCACACCCGCCCAGCGCGCGCCGGTCGAGCTCACACCGTCCGAATGA
- a CDS encoding long-chain fatty acid--CoA ligase encodes MRSTMGDFPLTITSIMRHGTDLFPGHEVVTYTGDGFTRQSYGELALDAARLANALRGLGVTGDQRVATFMWNNAAHLAAYLAVPSMGAVLHTLNIRLFPEQLTYIANHAEDDVLLVDATLIPLLAPILPQFKTVRHVIVVGEGSIDGPRVHDYRTLLDAADVSFDWPELDESSAAAMCYTSGTTGNPKGVVYSHRSAYLHSMSVCTANAMGLAAEDRVLPIVPMFHANAWGLPYASLMAGASLVMPDRFLQAEHLARIIAEERPTVSGAVPTLWNDILRHARTHPTDLSSLRLVACGGSAVPESLIRALQEEFGVRIAHAWGMTETSPLATVAPLEDPWDLRVTQGRLLAGVEGRIVGGGDVVLPADGESVGELEVRGPWVTSSYYLDPERDRFHDGWLRTGDVGRLDAGYVTLTDRAKDVIKSGGEWISSVELENLLMSHPAVVEAAVIGVPDERWGERPLACVVPDGEVSASELREFLEGKVARWQLPDQWAFVEEVPKTSVGKFAKRTLRAMAAEGGLSVIRTV; translated from the coding sequence ATGCGGAGCACGATGGGCGACTTCCCACTCACCATCACCTCGATCATGCGACACGGTACGGACCTCTTCCCCGGCCACGAGGTCGTCACCTACACCGGCGACGGGTTCACACGGCAGTCGTACGGAGAGCTGGCCCTGGACGCCGCCCGCCTGGCGAACGCCCTGCGCGGGCTGGGAGTCACCGGTGACCAGCGGGTCGCGACGTTCATGTGGAACAACGCCGCTCACCTGGCCGCCTACCTCGCCGTGCCGAGCATGGGCGCGGTGCTGCACACGCTCAACATCAGGCTCTTTCCCGAGCAGCTGACATACATCGCCAACCACGCGGAGGACGACGTCCTGCTCGTGGACGCCACGCTGATCCCGCTCCTCGCGCCGATCCTGCCCCAGTTCAAAACGGTCCGGCACGTGATAGTCGTCGGGGAGGGCTCGATCGACGGGCCCCGGGTCCACGACTACCGGACGCTGCTCGACGCCGCGGACGTCTCCTTCGACTGGCCGGAGCTGGACGAGAGCTCGGCCGCGGCCATGTGTTACACCAGCGGCACCACCGGCAACCCCAAGGGCGTCGTCTACAGCCACCGTTCCGCCTACCTGCACTCGATGTCGGTCTGTACGGCCAACGCCATGGGACTGGCCGCCGAGGACCGGGTCCTGCCGATCGTGCCGATGTTCCACGCCAACGCCTGGGGCCTGCCGTACGCCTCCCTGATGGCCGGGGCGTCGCTGGTCATGCCCGACAGGTTCCTCCAGGCCGAGCATCTGGCACGGATCATCGCCGAGGAACGCCCGACCGTGTCGGGGGCGGTCCCGACGCTCTGGAACGACATCCTGCGGCACGCCCGTACGCATCCCACCGACCTGTCCTCGTTGCGGCTGGTGGCCTGCGGCGGCTCCGCGGTCCCCGAGTCGCTGATACGGGCGCTGCAGGAGGAGTTCGGCGTGCGGATCGCGCACGCCTGGGGGATGACGGAGACCTCTCCACTGGCCACCGTCGCCCCGCTGGAAGACCCCTGGGACCTGCGGGTCACCCAGGGGCGGCTGCTGGCCGGGGTCGAGGGACGCATCGTGGGCGGCGGTGACGTGGTGCTGCCCGCCGACGGCGAGTCGGTGGGAGAGCTGGAGGTCCGCGGCCCGTGGGTCACCTCGTCGTACTACCTCGACCCCGAGCGGGACCGGTTCCACGACGGCTGGCTGCGCACCGGCGACGTGGGCCGGCTGGACGCCGGATACGTGACGCTGACCGATCGGGCCAAGGACGTCATCAAGTCGGGCGGCGAGTGGATCTCCTCCGTGGAGCTGGAGAACCTTCTGATGTCCCATCCCGCGGTCGTCGAGGCGGCGGTGATCGGCGTGCCCGACGAGCGGTGGGGGGAAAGACCGCTCGCGTGCGTGGTCCCTGACGGCGAGGTCTCCGCCTCCGAGCTGAGGGAGTTCCTCGAGGGCAAGGTGGCCCGGTGGCAGTTGCCGGATCAGTGGGCGTTCGTGGAGGAGGTCCCGAAGACCTCCGTGGGCAAGTTCGCGAAGAGAACGCTGCGGGCGATGGCCGCGGAGGGAGGGCTCTCCGTCATTCGGACGGTGTGA
- a CDS encoding SigE family RNA polymerase sigma factor — MIVVTGGTDEEFREYVIARGSALLHAAYQLTGHPSDAEDLLQAALVKTYLAWDRIEDRGALDGYVRRAMVNINISWWRRRKLEEYPSENIPEPVLSGGPGYLPEQMICGGTGHLPEQVEQALDRLPTRMRAAVVLRYYEDMTEPEIAKALGISVGTVKSTVSRAMAKLRGDLTVPEQRQLEPQT, encoded by the coding sequence GTGATCGTGGTGACCGGCGGGACCGATGAGGAGTTCCGCGAGTATGTCATTGCTCGCGGGTCGGCGCTTCTCCATGCCGCCTACCAGCTCACCGGGCATCCCAGTGATGCCGAGGACCTGCTCCAGGCGGCGCTGGTCAAGACCTACCTCGCCTGGGACCGCATCGAGGACCGCGGGGCACTGGACGGCTACGTGCGCCGGGCGATGGTCAACATCAACATCTCCTGGTGGCGCCGGCGCAAGCTGGAGGAGTATCCGTCGGAGAACATCCCCGAGCCGGTGCTCAGCGGAGGACCCGGGTACCTGCCCGAGCAGATGATCTGCGGCGGAACCGGCCACCTGCCGGAGCAGGTGGAGCAGGCCCTGGACCGGCTGCCCACCCGGATGCGGGCCGCGGTCGTGCTGCGCTACTACGAGGACATGACCGAGCCGGAGATCGCCAAGGCCCTGGGCATCAGCGTGGGGACGGTGAAGAGCACGGTCTCGCGGGCGATGGCCAAGCTCCGCGGCGACCTCACCGTCCCGGAACAGCGGCAACTGGAGCCGCAGACCTGA
- a CDS encoding MauE/DoxX family redox-associated membrane protein yields the protein MLTTIAAAQLPVLILLLAAGTVAKIWTAARGAEPGALSKLGPAVLVAERWHKPAMMCCAFGELFLLVGLLATDLPFFRWGTTAFFAVSTYVLWELRRRRPDVGCGCFGEVSATPVGLRSLGRTVVLTAMAAGLLQLPEATGWSILTGITWAHAPAALGGLLVLLALSPEIEEGAARLRYRAPCEQRSLDTATALNRLRASKTWHSHEHLLSSTDPADSWRELCWRFFAYPGRSHTGESVDVVFAIYLSGRHPAVRVALVDIDGRPVKAKPLPDSLPISA from the coding sequence ATGCTGACGACGATTGCCGCCGCACAACTTCCTGTTCTGATCCTGCTGCTGGCGGCGGGCACGGTCGCCAAGATCTGGACGGCGGCGCGCGGGGCCGAACCGGGCGCGCTGAGCAAGCTCGGGCCGGCGGTGCTGGTGGCCGAACGCTGGCACAAGCCCGCGATGATGTGCTGCGCGTTCGGGGAGCTGTTTCTTCTGGTCGGTCTGCTGGCGACCGACCTTCCGTTCTTCCGGTGGGGCACGACCGCGTTCTTCGCGGTGTCCACCTATGTTCTCTGGGAGCTGCGCCGCCGCCGCCCGGATGTGGGCTGCGGCTGTTTCGGCGAGGTCAGCGCCACCCCCGTGGGACTGCGCTCGCTGGGCCGCACCGTTGTCCTGACCGCCATGGCCGCGGGACTGCTCCAGCTCCCCGAGGCCACCGGCTGGTCGATCCTGACCGGCATCACGTGGGCCCATGCGCCGGCCGCGCTCGGTGGATTGCTGGTGCTCCTCGCCCTCTCACCGGAGATCGAGGAGGGAGCCGCCCGGCTCAGGTATCGCGCCCCCTGCGAGCAGCGGTCTCTGGACACCGCCACCGCGCTCAACCGCCTGCGCGCGAGCAAGACCTGGCATTCACACGAACACCTCCTGTCGAGCACGGACCCGGCCGACAGCTGGCGGGAACTCTGCTGGCGGTTCTTTGCCTATCCGGGGCGCAGCCACACCGGCGAATCGGTGGACGTGGTCTTCGCGATCTATCTGAGCGGGCGGCATCCGGCCGTGCGGGTGGCCCTGGTCGACATCGACGGCCGGCCGGTCAAGGCGAAGCCTCTGCCGGATTCTCTCCCCATATCGGCGTGA
- a CDS encoding ATP-binding protein, which yields MDPVRNPYAPGAGQRPPELAGRDRELQQFEIVLERVARGRPERSMVVTGLRGVGKTVLLNTFKSMAMQRLWGTGKIEARPEQSIRRPVAAALHMAIRELAPRHRAPERIEEFLGVLKAFAMRDPSAAKGTSHWSPAIDVPAGRGRADSGDLEIDLTELFVDAAAVATDLGVGIALFIDEMQDVQAPDVSALCAACHELSQSGGPLIVVGAGLPHLPSVLSASKSYSERLFRYARIDRLDREAADLALIAPAESEGVEFTQEALDALYEAADGYPYFVQAYGKVAWDLALRSPITADDIRVSAPEAEEELAVGFFGSRYERATPAERDYMHAMASIGDEPVATSEVADGLGRKPSSLSPARDSLIKKGLIYSAERGLIAFTVPHFGKFLRSQPV from the coding sequence GTGGACCCCGTGCGCAATCCCTACGCCCCCGGTGCGGGGCAGCGTCCCCCAGAGCTCGCTGGGCGCGACCGTGAGTTACAACAGTTCGAGATCGTCCTGGAGAGGGTGGCCCGAGGGCGCCCGGAGCGGAGCATGGTCGTCACCGGCCTGCGAGGCGTGGGCAAGACCGTGCTCCTCAACACCTTCAAATCGATGGCCATGCAGCGGCTGTGGGGCACCGGGAAGATCGAGGCCCGGCCCGAGCAGTCGATCCGGCGTCCGGTGGCCGCGGCCCTTCACATGGCGATCCGCGAGCTGGCCCCTCGCCATCGGGCGCCCGAGCGCATCGAGGAGTTCCTCGGCGTGCTCAAGGCGTTCGCGATGCGTGATCCGTCCGCGGCCAAGGGCACCTCACACTGGTCTCCCGCGATCGACGTGCCCGCGGGGCGGGGCCGTGCCGACTCCGGAGATCTGGAGATCGACCTCACCGAGTTGTTCGTCGACGCCGCCGCGGTGGCCACCGACCTGGGCGTCGGCATCGCGCTGTTCATCGACGAGATGCAGGACGTGCAGGCCCCCGACGTCTCGGCGCTCTGCGCGGCCTGCCATGAGCTCTCCCAGAGCGGCGGCCCGTTGATCGTGGTCGGTGCCGGCCTGCCGCACCTGCCCAGCGTGCTGTCGGCCAGCAAGAGCTACTCCGAGCGACTGTTCCGCTATGCCAGGATCGACCGGCTCGACCGTGAGGCGGCGGACCTGGCGCTCATCGCCCCGGCGGAGAGCGAGGGGGTGGAATTCACCCAGGAGGCCCTCGACGCGCTCTACGAGGCGGCCGACGGCTACCCCTACTTCGTCCAGGCCTACGGCAAGGTCGCCTGGGACCTGGCACTGCGCAGTCCGATCACCGCCGACGACATCCGGGTCTCCGCGCCGGAGGCGGAGGAGGAGCTCGCGGTCGGCTTCTTCGGCAGTCGCTACGAGCGGGCCACCCCGGCCGAGCGCGACTACATGCACGCCATGGCCTCCATCGGTGACGAGCCCGTGGCCACCTCCGAGGTGGCCGACGGCCTCGGCCGCAAACCGTCGAGCCTCTCCCCGGCCCGAGACAGCCTCATCAAGAAGGGGCTGATCTACAGCGCCGAGCGTGGGCTGATCGCTTTCACCGTTCCACATTTCGGAAAGTTTCTTCGTTCCCAGCCAGTCTGA
- the rplK gene encoding 50S ribosomal protein L11 — protein MSKKKIIRVAKLQVRAGEASPATVGKDLGPLGLNLMEFCRQYNAATQDLRGFVVPVAITVFEDRSFELAVKTPTTASLIRRVIGLDGGSPRPGHQVAGTITRAQLREVARTKMPDLNTADLDQAEKIIAGTARSMGLAVRD, from the coding sequence ATGTCGAAAAAGAAGATCATCCGTGTCGCGAAGCTTCAGGTCAGGGCCGGTGAGGCGAGCCCGGCCACCGTCGGCAAGGACCTCGGCCCGCTGGGCCTGAACCTCATGGAGTTCTGCCGGCAGTACAACGCCGCCACGCAGGACCTGCGCGGGTTCGTCGTGCCCGTCGCCATCACGGTGTTCGAGGATCGTTCGTTCGAACTGGCGGTCAAGACGCCCACCACGGCCTCCCTGATCCGCCGGGTCATCGGGCTGGACGGAGGCAGCCCCCGCCCCGGTCACCAAGTGGCCGGCACGATAACCCGCGCGCAGCTCCGGGAGGTCGCCAGGACCAAGATGCCCGACCTCAACACCGCCGACCTGGACCAGGCCGAGAAGATCATCGCGGGTACGGCGCGTTCGATGGGACTGGCTGTCCGTGACTGA
- a CDS encoding MerR family transcriptional regulator, with protein MNYTIGRLAKLSGLPVKTIRFYSDIGVLPERGRTAAGYRVYGDEDRVRLELVRALREIGVDLATIRSLGDRDLHQVLSLHLRTVETQIKSLQRTRAVLRATLERDDPTDDDLRRLNALGRLGTAELTSLVNDFVDDVSDGRPTLEKWLGDLSAAMVPELPDEPRIEQLDAWLELTELLADDDFRTSLRDMGREFWENADETDLADWNAVNELVMREALAAVDDGVHPESEAAVPIVSRILTLLAESQGRTPEAVARGYAEHDPRATRYWELIAVINDMPWPVAPTIAHGWITSAANCHFG; from the coding sequence ATGAACTACACGATCGGGCGGCTCGCCAAGCTCTCCGGGCTGCCGGTGAAGACGATCCGGTTCTACTCCGACATCGGGGTGCTCCCCGAGCGTGGCCGCACCGCGGCCGGATACCGCGTCTACGGCGACGAGGACCGGGTGCGACTGGAGCTCGTCCGGGCGCTGCGCGAGATCGGCGTCGACCTGGCGACCATCCGGTCGCTGGGCGACCGCGACCTGCACCAGGTGCTCTCCCTGCACCTGCGTACGGTGGAGACGCAGATCAAGTCGCTGCAGCGGACCCGCGCGGTGCTGCGCGCCACGCTGGAGCGCGACGATCCCACCGACGACGACCTGCGCCGGCTCAACGCCCTCGGGCGCCTCGGCACGGCGGAGCTGACCTCGCTGGTGAACGACTTCGTCGACGACGTCTCCGACGGAAGGCCCACGCTGGAGAAATGGCTCGGCGACCTGAGCGCGGCCATGGTGCCCGAGTTGCCCGACGAACCGAGGATCGAGCAGCTCGACGCCTGGCTGGAGCTGACCGAGCTGCTCGCCGACGACGACTTCCGTACCTCCCTGCGCGATATGGGCCGCGAGTTCTGGGAGAACGCCGACGAGACCGATCTCGCCGATTGGAACGCGGTCAACGAGCTGGTCATGCGGGAGGCCCTGGCCGCGGTGGACGACGGCGTGCACCCGGAGTCGGAGGCCGCCGTCCCCATCGTGAGCCGGATCCTCACGCTCCTGGCCGAGTCGCAGGGCCGTACTCCCGAGGCGGTCGCGCGCGGCTACGCCGAGCACGATCCTCGCGCCACCCGCTACTGGGAGCTGATCGCCGTGATCAACGACATGCCCTGGCCCGTGGCGCCCACGATCGCGCACGGCTGGATCACCTCGGCGGCGAATTGTCACTTCGGGTAA
- a CDS encoding M15 family metallopeptidase, with amino-acid sequence MKKSQRVMHLGTTLVVAAGCLSGTACAASTTTLAPPSASALTSPSVSAPVSPSAPPAPAPSAEPTTASPTPTGPPKFSAEVSRVTRKQLPYSWRPGCPVPVGDLRLITMSYWGFDDKPHTGEMVVNKDATDAVITVFGRLYGWRWPIYKMQLVDAYKASDFDSIDADNTSAFNCRPAEGSSSWSEHAYGRAVDLNPRENPYRFANGTLSHKNARKFGTRPLDAPGVINPGDRVVKAFAKVGWGWGGVWAGAKDFQHFSESGR; translated from the coding sequence ATGAAAAAGTCTCAGCGCGTCATGCACCTGGGGACGACGCTCGTGGTGGCGGCCGGCTGCCTGTCAGGGACCGCGTGCGCCGCGTCCACCACGACGCTCGCGCCGCCGTCCGCCTCGGCACTCACCTCGCCGTCCGTCTCGGCACCGGTCTCGCCGTCCGCACCTCCGGCCCCGGCCCCGTCGGCCGAGCCGACCACCGCGAGCCCCACCCCCACCGGACCGCCGAAGTTCTCCGCCGAGGTCTCCCGGGTCACCCGTAAGCAGCTCCCGTACTCCTGGCGGCCCGGATGCCCGGTCCCCGTCGGGGACCTGCGGCTGATCACGATGAGCTACTGGGGCTTCGACGACAAGCCGCACACCGGCGAGATGGTCGTGAACAAGGACGCGACCGACGCCGTCATCACGGTCTTCGGGCGCCTGTACGGCTGGCGGTGGCCGATCTACAAGATGCAGCTCGTCGACGCCTACAAGGCCAGCGACTTCGACTCGATCGACGCCGACAACACCTCGGCCTTCAACTGCCGCCCGGCGGAGGGGTCGAGCAGCTGGTCCGAGCACGCCTACGGCAGGGCCGTCGACCTCAACCCCCGGGAGAACCCCTACCGCTTCGCGAACGGCACGTTGTCGCACAAGAACGCCCGAAAGTTCGGCACCCGCCCGCTGGACGCGCCCGGTGTGATCAATCCGGGCGACCGGGTGGTCAAGGCCTTCGCGAAGGTCGGCTGGGGATGGGGAGGCGTCTGGGCGGGGGCCAAGGACTTCCAGCACTTCTCCGAAAGCGGCCGCTGA
- a CDS encoding helix-turn-helix transcriptional regulator, translated as MGSDKLLGEFLRARREVTTPEQAGLPDVGPRRTPGLRREEVATLADVSTDYYVRLEQGREHHPSERVLDALVRVLCLGPDAAAHLYELAHPGSRQRGTAGEPDRVSPALLRLMRGWSHTAAFVMGRWQDVLATNPLADALHDGLEYADNLLRLTFLNPEARVFYRDWERVARSRVAHLRAAAGADLDDPRLIELVGELSLISEDFRQLWARHDVFGITRESRRIHHRQVGDLTLTTEVFNVAGTPDQQLVVVHTEPASPSERALALLAGLAVMTHDGGP; from the coding sequence ATGGGCAGTGACAAGCTCCTCGGCGAGTTCCTGCGCGCACGACGCGAGGTCACCACCCCCGAACAGGCGGGGCTGCCGGACGTCGGTCCCCGCCGGACGCCGGGACTGCGCCGGGAGGAGGTGGCCACGCTGGCCGACGTCAGCACCGACTACTACGTCCGTCTGGAGCAGGGACGCGAACACCACCCCTCCGAGCGGGTGCTCGACGCCCTGGTGCGCGTACTGTGCCTCGGGCCCGACGCCGCGGCCCACCTGTACGAACTCGCCCACCCGGGATCGCGGCAGCGCGGAACGGCGGGCGAACCGGACCGGGTCAGCCCGGCGCTGCTGCGGCTGATGCGGGGCTGGTCGCACACCGCGGCGTTCGTGATGGGCCGCTGGCAGGACGTGCTGGCCACCAACCCCCTGGCCGACGCCCTCCACGACGGGCTGGAGTACGCGGACAACCTGCTCCGGCTGACCTTTCTGAACCCCGAGGCGCGGGTGTTCTACCGTGACTGGGAGCGGGTCGCCCGCTCCAGGGTGGCCCACCTGCGCGCCGCCGCCGGAGCGGACCTCGACGACCCCCGGCTGATCGAGCTGGTCGGGGAGCTCTCCCTCATCAGCGAGGACTTCCGGCAGCTGTGGGCGCGCCATGACGTCTTCGGCATCACCCGTGAGTCCAGGCGCATCCATCACCGCCAGGTCGGCGATCTGACCCTCACCACCGAGGTGTTCAACGTCGCCGGCACCCCTGACCAGCAACTGGTCGTCGTGCACACCGAGCCCGCGAGTCCTTCCGAGCGCGCCCTGGCCCTGCTGGCCGGCCTCGCCGTCATGACGCACGACGGCGGTCCCTGA